Below is a window of Perca fluviatilis chromosome 14, GENO_Pfluv_1.0, whole genome shotgun sequence DNA.
gcagctttcacactacAGAGTACCCTAAAAAGCCATCAACGCCTTCACACTGGACACAATctacacagctgtgatcaatgtggggcagctttcacactacAGAGTAACCTAAAaagacatcaacgcattcacactggagagaagccatacagctgtgatcaatgtggtgCAGCTTTCACACATCAGAGTGACCTAAAAAAACATATACGCTTTCACACTGGACAGAATCttcacagctgtgatcaatgtggggcagctttcacacaccAGAGTAACCTAAAaatacatcaacgcattcacactggagagaagccgtacagctgtgaccaatgtggggcagctttcataCAACAGGGGAACCTAAAaatacatcaacgcattcacactggcgaGAAGCCGTACAGTTGTGATCTATGTGGGGCAGCCTTCACACACCAGCGTACcctaaaaacacatcaacacattcacactggagaaaagccgtacagctgtgatttATGTGGTAAAACCTTTTCTCGGAGTGATAGCCTAAAATgccaccagcgcattcacactggagagaagccgtacaagTGTGAGCAATGTGAGGAAACTTTTTCTTGGAGTAGTCACCTTAAATATCACCACCAGCGCATTCACCCTGCCTCGTTGTGAACATGTTTCcgagccaagctgtttcctcctgcctcctcctcatgccctgatagctgagttgttatattctgatcttctctccacaAGGAAGGctgaccaattaaaaaaaatcccatcacTGTTTACTAAGGTGATGTCAAATTGCTGAAATATTTAGTCCATTGTAACTAATTAATCGttctttaaagggatatttcactgctggaaagatgaaaatgtattaacccttgtgttgtcctttgggtcccagtgacccgaaggacaacacaaggattatgtacttccgtttactttgttgagaattgctctctaaaccctgtttcttgtaaagtaagtaaagtttatttctagaacacagttctagacacagtttaagctgaccaaaatgctgtacaaacaagaactaaggtgctgtattaacccttgtttagagagcaattctcaacaaagtaaacggaagtacataatccttgtgttgcccttcgggtcactgggacccgaagggcaacacaagggttaaataggGTCATTTATGTTGTAGAAATGTGAAACAATTTTAAAAGTTGGTGCCTTCTagaccgagaaaagccagaaaatatgtttttttgcttatgtggatgaaagacaacaactcGTTTCAGGTAAAGACAGTCCCACCCCCTATGGgagggttgaaaacatgcagaaCTAGCTGGCTGTAGTTCACAGACAACGGGCAAAATGCCTCAGAAGACGCTAAATGACAATTTTTGTATCATCAGAGGCTTTTTTcgagacccacaatacagagatctctggTCTCAgtggggacatgagggagggaagcacggtcattcaaaaatactaccgggtttctgcTAATATAAAgtttaatgctaaatcggtgaagtatccctttttagtttaggaaaaagatcgtgttTGGGTTAAAAGAAcacactttcttcttctttggattAGGTAGACTCGTGGCTGCAGTAGCGTATTGCTTCCCTCTACTGTTTGTTACTGACATTGTCTTAaatactttcttttttattataaagtccACAACTGCCTATACTATAACACTAGGGCTGTCTCATTTTAAGCCGTCGATTGATTTATCGCGAAATTAACGTTCTTTCGgctctagctagaccggaagcaaaattacgaatcccactatggcccattggctatggccacgccaagatccgccctatgaagcagctcgattggttggggttagacatttcacctcgagtggttaaggttaggatagccgattggtcaggggataggacctgaacaaatggggttacgttaccttagacgcctggccaatagtagtgattgaagggcgggtatttcgcagaccggaaacaaaacagcgGCCGCACACACGTTTGGGCTTTGCGAGCCGCGTAGCTAGTTGGCTCGccacggcgattagcttcggagcgagtagtgactctggtccctagtgagagaaccaaagagtctcccctgttctttctgaccacagtgggaaacctggagcaggaaaagttacccCTCTCCTttagtttatggagaaggacaaccaggaaatgagtcggggaaaaCTGTCtatggggaaatgcaacgcttcCAAActacgcccacggcagtcgctatgacaaCCAGCCATGCTGCCTCAGGCAGTTGTGGATAGACACATATTAGGAGCACAATGTTCGTTATGAAATGGTCGCCGTGTCAACATATAGCTCCAAAAAACAGCAGCGGCCAATGTGGTGTctgcgtatatatatatatatatatatatatatatatacagtgccttgcgaaagtattcggcccccttgaacttttcgaccttttgccacatttcaggcctcaaacataaagatataaaactgtaatttttttgtgaagaatcaacaacaagtgggacacaatcatgaagtggaacgaaatttattggatatttcaaaccttttaaacaaataaaaaactgaaatattgggcgtgcaaaattattcagccccctttaagttaatactttgtagcgccacctttgctgcgattacagctgtaagtcgcttggggtatgtctctatcagttttgcacatcgagagcccgacatttttgcccattcctccttgcaaaacagctcgagctcagtgaggttggatggagagcgtttgtaaacagcagttttcagttctttccacagattctcgattggattcaggtctggactttgacttggccattctaacacctggatatgtttatttgtgaaccattccattgtagattttgctttatgttttggatcattgtcttgttggaagacaaatctccgtcccagtctcaggtcttttgcagactccatcaggttttcttccagaatggtcctgtatttggctctatccatcttcccatcaattttaaccatcttccctgtccctgctgaagaaaagcaggcccaaaccatgatgctgccaccaccatgtttgacagtggggatggtgtgttcagggtgatgagctgtgttgcttttacgccaaacataacgttttgcattgttgccaaaaagtttgattttggtttcatctgaccacagcaccttcttccacatgtttggtgtgtctcccaggtggcttttggcaaactttaaacgacactttttatggatatctttaagaaatggctttcttcttgccactcttccataaaggccagatttgtgcagtatacgactgattgttgtcctatggacagagtctcccacctcagctgtagatctctgcagttcatccagagtgatcatgggcctcttggctgcatctctgatcagtcttctcattgtatgagctgaaagtttagagggacggccgggatttgtagtggtctgatactccttccatttcaatattatcgcttgcacagtgctccttgggatgtttaaagcttgggaaatctttttgtatccaaatccggctttaaacttctccgcaacagtatctcggatctgcctggtgtgttccttgttcttcatgatgctctctgcgctttacacggacctctgagactatcacagagcaggtgcatttatacggagacttgattacacacagctggattctatttatcatcattagtcatttaggtcaacattggatcattcagagatcctcactgaacttctggagagagtttgctgcactgaaagtaaaggggctgaataattttgcacgcccactttttcagttttttatttgttaaaaaagtttgaaatagccaatgaatttcgttccacttcataattgggacccacttgttgattcttcacaaaaaattacagttttatatctttatgtttgaggcctgaaatgtggcaaaaggtcgaaacgttcaagggggccgaatactttcgcaaggcactgtatatatatatatataatcttatTAGTTTCGAGGGGATGTTTGCGAGCTTTTGTCTAATTTAACCCATGTataatcatttgttttattaatctGCTCTGTCctcttaaataaactgaatagaATTGAACTTTCACATTAAGTttcttaatttgttttacaggtGTATTCTTTTTTACGACACTCTTTTGACTCCATATAATCCTTCAGTTCagcacaaacattcaacataaaCGCACATCTGAAGAGACTTGGTTTTTATTGGACAGGAAGGGAAAAACTGTCTTTTGAAAAGTAAGTAGAGAGGCATTTCCTgtagaaaatgcttgtgaatgcttaaaagctaaattgctaaagctgaACTAGATTGCTGGCTTTAATATGTAAGAAGGTAAAGCAGTGAAAAAAATTGGAATGGTTTAAATTagtaaaaattttaaataacGCCAAAAATGTATTATACAAAAGTGGAATATTTTAGAGTTTTCTGAAAAGCTGTCATTACATTGAATTGCAGGCTTCAATGTGTAAGAAGGTGAGGTTGTAGGAAAATGTGCAAGAGTGAAAATGGTTCTAATTAATATGAATGTCTTTAAAAGATCAATAATACATTGTATGACATTTTTTGTAAAAGGTGATGCTAAACAGATTTGCCGGCTTTAATTTCAATGAATATATATTCACTATGTTCAAAAAGTAGAAATAGAAGTCGTAAAAAGATTCTTAATGAATAAAAGATGCAgaatattttaaaggtcccgcggcatgaaaattttactttgagttttttaacataaatatgagttcccccagcctgcctatggccccccagtggctagaaatggtgataggtgtaaaccgagccctgggtatcctgctctgcctttgagaaaatgaaagctcagatggaccaatcaggaatcttctccttatgaggtcataaggggaaaggttacctcccctttctctgctttgcccgccgcccacagctgcccagagaatttggcccatgaggaaatagagctacaaccgtggccgcaagctggtcaaggcccccccccccacgcccTCCATCTTGCTCCACCTCTGtcttcctcaatagctacagacacagaaatggcacatcctaagacTGGCTctaatggctgtaattctgcaccaaggctgaatttctttTGAAGGCAGGTAGATagaaaggcagacagacaaGATATGACGCTGAATACAACATGTTTATGAATAGTTTAAGGTTTGGATGATGTCTGTAGTTAAAATTACATGGGAGGAGTAGCATTCaagtcaaagtatagcatgtcaaaaagtcattgtatagcatgttgaaaaaaagtcataatatagtatggcggaaaaaaacaaaaatagtcattgtatactatgttgaaaacactgcataaaatgtcatagtatgttgaaaaaaaagtcataccatagtgtgttgaaaattttgaaaacaagtcatagtatgtcgaataaaaagtcatagtatagtatgtagaaacttttgaaaaaaaatttgaaaaaaagtcatagtttttaaaaggtcagtttaatagtatgttgaatattttgaaaaaaaatcatagtatagaatgtcgaaaaaagtcatagtatagtatattgaaaaaatagTTGAAAACACCAAGGTGGTTTCTATTTTATCATTTCAAGTATTCATGGTAAATGGGTGCCTGGTtaactcacctggtagagcgggtgcacctgtatagaggtttactgctggacgcagcggccgtgggtttgaCTCCCCCTGCGGccatttgttgcatgtcattccccctcaaACTCCCCTTCCATGTCTAAATAGATATCCTATAGacataaaggcctaaaatgccccaaaaatattcttaaaaaaagaaagatgtttTCATTTGTCTTCAGGGTCACATCTACCACATCCTGGGCCTCTGACAGCCGGCCAATCACAGTCCTCTCCTGCAGGATGACGTCATCATGGCCTTGCCAGTGAaaggaccaatcagattgtttTAATACTCCTGCTGATCAATCCAGTTGTCAGATGTCCACGCGTCCTTTAACACACCATCAGTTTAATATCAGCTAACCAATGCTAACACTAAAGGGCTCTTACACTGTTTTTAATGTTGTCTCCTCTACACACTCAGAGGTAAGATGGGTTTATTTATGTTGAGAACATTGAATAATGAATCATTAGATTGTTTCCAGAAACAGAATGTTGTTTCTTAAAAATCTAAAGTACGTTCAGATCGTTTGTTTTTTGTCTAAAAGGCACTAAAGTTAAAAACCAGTTGAAATTAGATTTTAATGATGTTTAAGAGAGTTTGCTTAAGGGTCTGAAATCTTCCTATTTGTAGATGTATATGTCTTATATTAATGGAATGAATTGTGATGATTAAACAGTTTGAGATGTTGATCCATTCAGATGGTTGTTGGGTCTCTAAAAGGGACTGAGTTTCTACAACCAGTCATGTGGAAAAGGCTTTGTTGAATGGTTCTGAAAGCTTCCTGTTTGaagatttatatttttatatttctgacTGAATGTACTGCAGAGCTCTATTTTGATGACATCATCCCCTGCTTCggtgctgaccaatcagagtgcAGCATTTGTACCGCGCacactgatttaaaaaataaaacatttgactgAATTTTTGACTCGTGGTGTTTCAAGAACGGTATAGGGgacagcactactcagtatgacacgatgtgccctgctatgacatgaacttccacgataaccttcgaagtcactgtgacctttaatgtgactattatcgccactgttcatcacacccccaaccggcccgtcagacaccgcctaccaagagtctgggtctgccgaggtttcttcctaaaagggagtttttccttgccactgtcgcaatagccactgctaatgcttgctcttgatggaattactgtaattgttggggttttggaaattacagagtgtggtctagacctactctatctgtaaagtgtctcgagataacttttgttatgatttgatactataaataaaattgaattgaattgaattgaattaaatgaaCAGTTTGTAAGAATAATAAATGTGTCCAGAAGCCCCGCCCTCCTCGGCTGTCTGTCCCTCCGTCAGCTGATTGGCTCTTTTGGCTGCGGGAGCTTCACCTGGTCAGGTAGAAACACAGAAGCACAGCTGGAACATTTATCACTCATTAACCAGCTGCTGTTCTGTCTCAAGTGATGGAGGCGGGGCTTACAGTCTGCAGGCGGCCAATGGCTGCAGCTCTTCACGGTGTAGACGATCCCGCTCGCCGTCTTCCTGGTTTCTGACAACAACAAACGCCACACAATCAAATATGTTTCAGAAACAAATTCATTTTCTATCGTCCAgctttattataatattaataatatatataataattaccTGTGTGTAGAACAACAGATCGACAGGTGGAGACGAGTACTGTAGTACTGTAGTTTTTGTTGAAGACTACAGTTTGTGTCTGAACCAATAGGAAGGATGCAGGTTGGTGATGTCATAGGGCCCTCTGaggacacacagacattattatattattatattattatttaggaCTTCAGACTGAACATGCTGCAGATATCATCAGCAACCTTCTCGCAGCTGGACAGGATCGCACACTCTGAAACACAAAGAGGGGAGTCAGGACACAGCCAATCAGGACGGCCCTGTCACAGGGACAGGAAGTGGGTTGGGACAGAAGAGGCCGCCGCCCCTTCCCGCGCGCTCCATCAGACACACAGCGGTGGTGATGGTGTAGCGCCTCCTGGTGGAGTCTCTGATGGCTGCAgagtaggacacacacacaccagagacacacacacacacacacacacactcacacacaccagacCCTCTCTAtggcctggacacacacacacacactcacacacaccagacCCTCTCTAtggcctggacacacacacacaaacacacacacacacaccagacccCTCTCTAtggcctggacacacacacacagacacagacaaacacacacacacacacatacacacacacacacacacacacacacacacacacacagactattattaatataaacatgttactatgacatttttctatATACAATTccatgacattttttcaaaaatttcgacatactctactatgacttttttggactttttcaacaaactatgacttaaaaaaaaaaaaaaaaaaaaaaaaaaaaaaatactatactttgatttctttctttttttcaacaaactatgcTATGACTATTTAGGAGAGGACTGTGATTGGCCGGCTGTCAGAGGCCCAGGATGTGGTTGATGTGACCCTGAAGACAAATGAAAACGTGTGTTTAATAAActctgaaacacattttcttacCATGAATACTTGAAAtgataaagtaataaaatatgAACCACCTTGGTGTTTAAACTATTGTTTGGAGACGAGGCGGCCTACAGAGAGGAGGTCCTGGACTTGGCAGCCTGGTGTTCAGAGAACAACCTGGCTCTGAACACCAAGAAACCAAAGGAGATCATTGTGGACTTGAGGAGGACCAGCAGAGACCTAGCCCCCCTGGACATGctgccctcccccctccctgagGCTTTTGATAAAGCTGATAATTCTGTGCAATTTCATTACTGTGTAGTATCATTATTTCACACTGCGTATCACACTGTATACAAACCATATTTATCtttctatttttatatatgtatatagtgtcTCAGACCTGTGTaccttaccccccccccccctttttttcatttgcactacttattttattccatgtttttatatttctctt
It encodes the following:
- the LOC120572849 gene encoding zinc finger protein 782-like — encoded protein: MSSPQKKRRGQRPKHHHCQHCDKSFTTSGYLNIHQRVHTGQNLHSCDQCGAAFTLQSTLKSHQRLHTGHNLHSCDQCGAAFTLQSNLKRHQRIHTGEKPYSCDQCGAAFTHQSDLKKHIRFHTGQNLHSCDQCGAAFTHQSNLKIHQRIHTGEKPYSCDQCGAAFIQQGNLKIHQRIHTGEKPYSCDLCGAAFTHQRTLKTHQHIHTGEKPYSCDLCGKTFSRSDSLKCHQRIHTGEKPYKCEQCEETFSWSSHLKYHHQRIHPASL